The genomic window tatctctatatatccACTGGATTTTATAGGGAAATATCATTGGCACCTATACTCTTATGGATTTCTCCATAACTATGCCTCCAAAAGTTTGACCAATCATTTATCAGGAAAGATTCTATGAAGGTTAACTCCATAGAAAGAAATCTTTCAGGAAGAAGATAATTTCTCCCTTGACATATCTCATGGGGCAAAGactatttcattatctttaagAAAGACAAAATCCACGATTCAGGGAATTCCAtcactttatctttttattaatcttttttacaAGCAAAATGAAACAACTTAAGAGACCTAGTACAAGTTTCTGAGAGTCCTCTACATCCAAGTCTATATCCATGTTTCTTAAAATGATTCTCTTAAGTCTAGAGCTAGAGAGCTTCCTACTATGTGGTCTGCACTTTTTTGGATACTCTTCAGCTTAGTCAAAGACCAACCATGGATCGAACAATGCAGATTATAAACagattgcttgcattttcttaAACTTTAATCCCTTGTATTGCTTTTCATGAAATCTCAGGATCATAGTGGAATTTCCAATTGTCATGTGACATCTTATATTGATCTGTAGAGTGAAGTTGTAAATGGATTAGAAGCTGGAAAGAGGGACAACACACTTATGGTCACTTCAGGAGTCTAGATCTCATTTTTCTCCTGGTCATTTAAAGAATTTCTGAGTTAGTAGATAGCCAAAAGATATAGCTTGTCTCCTCTTCTTTCTACTATACTTTGTCATTTAGTGAAAATTGATATCCTTGCCTGAGTCCTCTGCCAGAGACtcaattcttttctctctgaCACTCAATAGCCCTCTCCAGCTCCACACCAGCATTTCTCCTGAACTCACTGGTTCAGAGGGCTGTCTATGTATGCCTAGATTGAAAGATCCTATCAACTTTACATTAAAAGCACGTCCCTTTATTTCCACACATAAAAAGTGCATGGATATGCTGAAGTCATTGAGGCTTGCACAGGGTCtctaactgtttttcttttactgtctTTGAAAGCCCTGAATATTCTGACCTTTTCCTGACCTTTTCACCTTCAAGAAAAATCATTCTAACTTTTCTTGTGATGTCCTCATAAAAAAACTTAAGAACCTCTTTTGAATCTTCttgcttctttatctctttttggtTTTTGGCAATACTAGCCAAATGCTGTTTCTGGCATGCTTGACACTGCTCTTCTTGCctgattgctttttctttcttttaactaaTTAACCATCATCTTCTTTCATGAAAAATAACTGGCTGGAGTCcaagattctatttttttctttcttttacctatGCTCTCTCAAAGGATGAGAGGATAAATTCTGCTTAGATCTTAGGTTTCCAAAATATTCCCTTGGCCACTCATTATCACGTTTCTATATCCAGATCTGCATATCTCCTGAGATCTGGACCCAAATAATGAAGAGTCAATGTATACCGTTTcagtttgatgacttttaagTATCTCAAACCATTCCTAAGTCTAGAACAAGTTTCCTCATCCTGTCTAATGCAAAACACAATACCTCTTCTCAACTTCTCTACTCCTTTCAAGAGCATCAAAAACAGGTCAAGATCTTAGGTTTACATTCTCAGGGACTTCCCTGACCTTACACTATCAATGCTTATATCTGACTAGTTGACAAAATTTGTCTGTTCAACTCTCATAACACTGTTAGCATGCAAACActtctttcccatttttgatCAGGCTCTCATATCACTTCTCTGAAAAGACTTTTGATGAGCCTCTTTGTCTCATTCTTTTGCCACACTGCCCTTCACTCCTAGATCCTTTCTTCATTCAGCTGCTTAATGAATTCTTCCCAGACATTTTTCTGACTCTTGGTCCTTTATAACTCTTACACGTCTAGAGCCTCATACTTGTTAAGATGTAAACTCCACTTGTTTCTTATTCTATGATGATTTAAATAGCCTCTTCTTTAGCTGGTCCAATGCCTTCTTCCTTAGCTGGCTTAATGTCAACTGTCCAATTGAAGTATATGTTATTTCCCCATCAACTATTTATAATTAGGCATTTGGTAGCCAATCTTCTTTCATTCAGAAAATGCTCTGCATGTGTCTTCTGTTTACCTTTGCCTTTGTTGGCTATCTAACCTGTTCAAAATCCTCATCTCTcttctttggtttcctttttaaaaatcacttctaaACCCATCTAAAAGAAGTCTTGACCCTTTATCCAAGTGGCTCATGCCTCTGTCTCTGAGatcttttcctttaaacattCCATATTTCTGGCAGATACCATGATGTTCTCACTGAGTTTAGATATTTAGATGGGTACAGAGACAGTCAgctgaaatttcattttatatcaacCCTTAGGCACAATGGCCATCAGTGTAAAAATGTTGGCTAGCTGACTAGTTTTGGTGCTTTTGGAATAAATGTTTGATGGACATATTCTACAAAACTGAGCTCCAACATAATCCCAACTCCAATTTGAAATTTGTGTAAACTCCATTGTTACTTGAATCTCAAGAAAACTAATCAAAGGAGAAAGGATTAAATAAACTTCAGAAGGCTGGTGAGGAAAGTGAGGAACATGCCATCTGGAAGAGGGCTGCCATGAAGTCTGGGTAGGGCATCAGTCATATGAATcacatatattttggaaacactATAATCATTTCTCATTACAGGAATAAGATTGTAGCATAGCCTTCTTAGAGATACAacaaaacaatagaaagagtCCTTAATAAGCTGGGGGTATTGTTGTTGGGGAccaaatgatgaaaagaatgtgATTTTGCCCTGGCAATTTGGTTAATAGAGATTATGCAATTTTGGCCTAAGTCTGCCACACCTCCTTCTGGGAGTGTATAAAAATATCAGTGCAGATGGTGCTATATGTATTCACCCAAACAAAACTCTGACATCCATCTAAATTCGTGAATCTTGATACAATGAGCTACTATGGCAGCTACTATGGGGGCCTGGGCTATGGCTACGGCTCTGGTTATGGTTGTGGATGTGGCAGCTACCGGGGCCTAGGCTGTGGCTTTGGCAGCTGTGGCTATGGAGGCCTTGGGTATGGTAGCTATGGCTATGGAGGCCTGGGCTATGGTGGCTATGGCTATGGCTGTTGTCGTCCATCTTGCTGTGGAAGATATTCTTCTTATGGTTTCTATTGAAAAACCACCTTCTCCTGCAGTGTCTTGGAATCCTTGTCCAATCTAGCCTCGGGTAATTCTATGACTGTCTAAGGACAGCACATTCCATCTGTCTCTACAGCTGGTTGACAAAGAAGAGTTGCCATGAGTGTCTTGGAATCCTTATGGTGCACTCAGAACAGTGAACTGGCAGAAAACCATCTTTCTGGAATTGATGCAGAATTTCACCTGTCATGAAGGAGATTCTCCCAGCAATAGCTCATTTCTGGGAGGTTTTCTCAGCTTTCATGCACCATGGCTGagattttttttgtgattttttaaaataaacttgatTCACTGGCTTAGAAAAACTATTTTCAGTTCTCCTTCTTGATTTCTCTCTACTTGAATTTCAGCCTCTCATTACTAAGAGATTTTCAACCTTGATATATTTCTGTCATTGCAGAACTTAAGTTCTTCGATTCATTTTCAGCAATGAGGGGGTACCTCTCCAGATTTCTGTTCAGAAAACATATTGTTTCTTTactaaataattttctaaaatttggcTTTAGCAATACTTACATTTTAGAGCTTCATAATATTCAGATGCCAGTTTACTGAAGGCAAGACATTTGTTTCCTATTTTGATTCTTTCTCACATGTTCTGCATACATGGACAGGGCTTTTATCTTCAAggttttaaaaagatttatatgtTCATGGTTTTCATGGTGTTATGTTCATAGTTCATGATCTCCAGAGTCAAGGTATCCCTGATAACTCCCAGAATTGTCTTACCAATCCCTTGTATAGAGCATAAGTGGACTAGTGAACTGAATGCCAGgtatagagtcaagaagactcattttcttgagttaaaTTTTTTCCACAAACACTACCTAACCTCTGTGATGCTAAGCAAAATACTttaccttttttgcctcagtttcctcatctgtaaagaagaTGAAAACCACCCCACTTTCTTtgtcaacaaaattttaaatggtttGACAACAATTtagacaaaagtgaaaaatgattgaacaagaaaTCTCTTGTCTCACTATCTCCTACCACATTGCTATCATCAACCAATCTGTAGATTTGGAGCATAACACAGGTGAATGTTTGACTATACAAGAGAGTCATATACAAAGTATGAACTTTGTCATGAAATATTGTTCCTTGGATTGACCCCATCTCTTCCTGCCAACTTCACAGTATGTCCAAATCTTAATACTTATTTTGAGTTATGTTTTTCCCTCCATGGGAATAGTgaatctagagaagaaaagatgttTTTTGTAAAATCCTCAAACACTTAAAAGATTTCTGATCAACTCAATTACTTAGGGAAACAGAACATCTTTGCTGCTGAAAAATTGGCTACCCACCTTTGGAATAGTAGGCTCCCTAGGCCAATCTATTCCCAAATTCATATTCTTCATATTAGTCCTTGAGATGAAAGGCAGAGCTTGGAACTCTACCtagcatctactatgtgactattatatttttcattgattgaaaatattttcagatgTTCAGCAGAACGATTTCAGAAAGTccgggagagacttacatgaactgatgctaagtgaaatgagtggaatcaagaaaacattgtaaacaACAActtcaaaattatgtgatgatcaattctgatggacttggttcttttcaacaatgaggtgattcaggtcaatttctacagatttgtgatggagagagccaattgcatccagaaagaggactagggggactgaatgtggatcacatagTACTTCACcttttggttattgtttgcttgatttttttctttctcattttttttcctttttgatctgatttttcttgtgcagcatgataaatatggaaatatatttaaaagaattgcacatgtttaacatatattggattgctttctgcCTAGGGGAAGgaataggggaaagggagggagagacatttggaacacaaggctttgcaagagtgaatattgaaaattatctttgtatgtattttgaaaataagaagaaaaagcaaatttttctAAACCAAGGAAATATGTTTATTAGAAAGTCAGAATACAAGCCAATAATAGTGTATGAAAGCTTAGTCAACTTGTTAGGAATGAGATGTGGGAGGAGTCTCACTTATGACAGGTGACATTCTGCATCATTTCCCAGAAGAATAGGTCCTGCCAAGTCCCTGCCCTGAAGGCTCTGTGGGGATTCCAAGACCCTGTTATCCTGGCTTTCCTATATCACCCAGGTGCAGAAGTATATGCAAAGTAATGTTCTTATAAGGCCACAAAGTAATCATAAAACAGCGAAGGAAAAAGATGCCATACAACCCAGCAGCAAGGATATTTCAGTAGAATCCATAAGAATAATACCTTCCATAGCAAAATGTATCTCAGCAGCCATAGCCACCATAGCCCAGGCCTCCACAGTTGCAGTCTCCATAGCCATAGCCTTGGCCAAGGAGGTAGTCACATCCACAGCCATAACTAGAGCTATAGCCATACCCCAGGCCCCCATAGTAGCTGCTGTTGTAACACATGGTGTCAGGAGTCACTTGGTTAGTTGGTTGTTAAGGGTAAGTTGTGTGAATACATATAATACCATCTGCTTTTATAACCCTTCCAGCAGGAAATATGGTAGATCCAGGACAAATGTGCCCAGGTAAAATCATATTCTTGTAGTTGTTCAGTCCTTGACAATACCACCATTACAttaaggtttttgttttatttctctggatTCACCATTTTTCTGAAAAGACTACCACAAATCTCAAATCAGTAATGTAAAATGATTATAGTGTTGGAAAAGGAATGTTGTTGATGTGATTGATGTTCTACCCAGGCTTTATGGCACTACTCTCCCAGACGTCACTGTCCTCTTTTCATTACACTTGCCTCTATGTCCAATTGAAACTGCATCATACCTATGGAATCCTGTCTCTCTAAATTAGTGCTTCTTAAGTCTCAAGTGACAAGAGATCACATAAATTCCAGATTGTGGTGAAACACTTCTTACCCAACATCTATTACAAAAGCAGATAAAGCACAAACGCACCTTCACTATGCTCACCACTGGTCATGGTTAGGGATATAAGAAATGTCACAGAGTCCCTCTCCTGGGCAGCTGAAAAGTCCTAAGACCAGTCAGAACTTGCAAACACAAAGAGATCTGTCACAAATATGGAGAGTTGATGGGAGAGGATCTAAGAGGCAGAGGTACACACATAATAGGCAGGGAAGATGGGCAAGACCATGTGCCTCACTTCAGTTTCAAACTGAGAATATAATGGACCAGAGAAATTCAGagggaaagatgaaaagagaagaatattCTGGGTGGACAGCCCGTCTGTACAAACACACATGCTTTAACTTGTCTTAATGGAAGAAGAAGGTAAGCCAGCAGTGGCAAAACCATAAAatgtgagaagagaaataaagactaTTAAGTATGCCAATTTGGGAATGGACCACCTAGAGTAGAGGGGgaaatgccagaaaaaaaaaaactatatatttaaatCCATAGTGAAGAAAAAGCAGTTGGAATTTACAAGAAAATAATTGTGGGAACTGAGATTTTGGGAAGTTCTAAAAAAGGAGTCAAAAGAAGGCCTATGGAAAATCCACTGGGCAACTGACTGGGGAGAAGATCCAGGTGGGCAAACAACTGAATTCAAAGAGACCGATCAGAAGCTCTTCTGGAGAGGTGTTGTGGGGGCCTTGTCTAAGTGGGAACCTTTGTGACTGGAACGAAGTATTTTGATGTGGCTGCCATGGCCCTTTTAATTGAAGAGAATCAAAACTAACCTTGgaaccaatagtataaaatatttaggaatctatctgccaagggaaattcagaaactatatgagcaaaactacaaaacactttccacacaaataaagtcagatctaaccaatttgaaaaatattaaatgcgtctggatagggtgagcaaagataataaagatgacaatactacctaaactaatctatttatttagcgctataccaatcagactccccaaaaattattttaatgacctagaagaaataacaacaaaattcatatggaaaaacaaagggtcaagaattttaagggaattaatgaaaaaaaatcaaatgaaggtggcctagctatacctaatctagaactatattataaagcagtagtcaccaaaaccatttgatattggctaagaaatagactagttgatcagtggaataggttaggttcaaaggacaaaacagttaataactttaataatgtagtgtttgacaaacccaaagaccacagcttttgggataagaactcactttttgacaaaaattgctgggaaaattggaaattaatatggcagaaactaggcattgacccacacttaacaccatataccacaataaggtcaaaatggattcatgacctaggcataaagaatgagattataaataaattagaagaacatagaatagtttacctctcagacttgtggaagaggaaggaatttatgaccaaagaggaactagagatcattattgatcacaaaatagaaaattttgattatatcaaattgaaaagtttttgtacaaacaaaactaatgcagacaagattagaagggaagcaataaatttggaaaacatttttacagtcaaaggttctgataaaggcctcatttccaaaatatataaaaaattaactccaatttgtaagaaatcaagccattctccaactgatcaatggtcaaaggatatgaacagacaattctcagatgaagaaattgaaactatttctagtcatatgaaaagatgctccaagtcattattgatcagagaaatgaaaattaagacaactctgagataccactacacacctgtcagattggctagaatgacagggaaagataatgtggaatgttggaggggatgtgggaaaactgggacactgatacattgttggtgtaattgtgaatacatccagccattctggataatgatttgcaactatgctccaaaagttatcaaactgtgcatacctgttgatccagcagtgttactattgggcttatatcccaaagagattttaaagaaggaaaagggatgtttatggcagctctctttgtagtggccagaaactgagtgaatgaccatcaattggagaatggctgaataaattgtggtatatgaatattatggaatattattgttctgtaagaaatgacaagcaggatgaatacatagaggctaatgctgagtgaaatgagcaggagcaggacatcattatatacttcaacaacaatactgtatgatgatcaattttgatgggcatggcccttttcaacaatgagatgaaccaaatcaattctaatAGGGCAGTAAAGacctgaactagctacacccagtgaaagaactctaggagatgaatatgaaccattacatagaattgccaatccctctttttttgtccgccttcatttttgatttcttcatagGCTAAtggaacactatttcaaagtccaattctttttgtacagccaaATAaccgtttggacatgtatacatatattgtatttaacatatattttaacatatttaacatgtattggtcagcctgccatctgggagaaggggtggggagaaggaagggaaaagttggaacaaaaggttttgcaattgtcaatgctgaaaaattacccatgcatatatcttgtaaataaaaagctataataataaaaaaaaaaaaaaagaaattaaaacttaagATTTAAGGGGCAACTAGCTAGCGCAATGGTTAGAgcagcaccagctctgaagtcaggaagacttgggttcaaatcttgtctcagacacttaacacttcctagctgtgtgactctgggcaagtcacttaatcccaagtgtctcaacaaaaaaccaaaagaaaaacattaagatttaaaaatattctaaattgtaCTTTAATATATTATACTAGTACATACACCCAGAAAAATGACCATTCTACCCTCTAGTAGTGTTGATATTTTGCAAGACCTTATCTtcagtcttcttttcttctctatttacaTACTCTTCTTGGAAAATTGATATACTAATATGgtgtcacattttaggaaagacattaatAGACTAGAGAACTTCAGGAGTTGCATAATCATGATGGTAAAGAATCCCAAATTCAATCTATATGAACATCAGTAAAAATAAccagagtgttttttttttaggagaagaGAAGACCTGGTAGGGAGGTATagttgttttcaagtatttgaagggctgttatGTAGAAGACAGATAAACTTGTTTTtcttgagggagggaggaacttTTAAACAGATAGGAATGAAcgagtatttattaaacaccatattaatattaaataatataaatttaatataaatattaaatgtgcTAGATACTGAGGTAGCTATAGGAATTACAAACACAAAAATTACAAACacagtctctgtcttcaaggagcttatatttttgtttttgtttttatagtttttatttaccagatatatccatgggtaattttacagcattgacaattgccaaaccttttgttctaattttccccctttttccctccccccaagatggcagattgatcaatacatattaaatatgttaaagtataaattaaataccatatatgtatacatgtccaaacagttattttgctgtacaaaaataatcggtctttgaaatagtgtacaattagcctgtgaaggaaataaaaaatgaaggtggacaaaaatagagggattgggaattccatgtagtggttcatagtcatctcccagttctttcactgggtgtagctggttcagttcattactgctctattggaattgatttggttcatctcattgttgaagatggacacctccatcagaattgatcatcatatagcattgttgttgaagtatataatgatctcctggtcctcctcatttcactcagcatcagttcatgtaagtctctccaggcctttctgaaatcatcctgcttgtcatttcttacagaacaataatattccataatatttatataccacaatttattcagccattctccaattgatggacatttactcagcttccagtttctggccactacaaagagggctgccacaaacattcttgcacatacaggtccatttccattctttaagatctctttgggatataagcccagtagtaacactgctgggtcaaagggtatgcatagtttgataattttttgagcctagttccaaattgaagaggcttatattctaatggaatacAAGAGAATTAGGATCCAAGAAGAGAATTTTTGTCTATGGTTACATGGATTATGAATAGTGCAATAGTACAGTCATTTATCACATCTTTTCAGGTAGGAATGGAAACAAGCTTCCCAAAGCAAAGAATCAAATAGAAAGTGAAAAACCAATGTTTGCTTGGTGAAAAGGAGAAGGTAAGATAGAGAAGATACATGCTGAGAGACACATTTAGGATTAACATACtgaatagaataattttaaaatgaaattaatatcttGGATAGTTGTCCTTTCACTAGAGGTCCTTATACAAAGGCTAAAGGACTATTTGTTAAAGGTATTGTAGAGGGGATTCTTGTTCACATAGAGTTTGGAATAGATGGCTTTTGTGATCCATTCCAACTTCAAGATTCTGAGATTTTTGGCCAAGTTTTCTGCCtcaggaaatggcaagccacttcagtatctttgccaagaaaaccacaaatgaggtTATAAGGAGTTTAACACTACTGAAGAACATTCTGCCTCAGGAATTATCATTCCAAAGGTGAGGGTAGTTTATGTGTAATCATTTTTACCTTTCCGTAGCTCTAAAACAGGTATGAATCTCACACTCACCTTTAATTTCCTTGTGACTCAAATAGCAATAATATTTGTATCTATGatttaccaggcactgtgcttggcCCTTTGcaagtataatttcattttatcctcacaagaaCACTGTAGAATAGGTGCTAAtatgatccctattttacagttgaggcaattgaggtaaacagattaagtgatttgtctaggttGTACAGCTAGTAAGGCATAGAAGTGGAATAGAGTAATAGGTTGGACGTTTCCCTGAATTCCAGGCTAAAAATGACTAGATATCAGGTGCTCCTACTAGATACCCCAGAACTAACTCTCGGGGTATACCACACCTTTAATGCTGCCACCCTGCTCCCTGACACCTCCCATCTGGGAGAGAATATTCATAATTGTGAAGAAGCTCTAGATTCTGTCTACTCCAGCAGATCTGACTTAAGAGAAATTCTACTTGAAAACCCAGATGGGGAGTGGTTTACAGATGGGTCGAGCTTTCttgaaaatggggggggggggaaaggcaaGATTATTCAGGTGACTCTCAATGGCACCCAAGAAGCTAAGTCATTGCCTCCTCAGACCTTAGTCCAGAAGGCTGAACTCATTTCCCTAATCAGAGCTTTGgaactggggaagggaatgagagtgaacatctatatcggctccaaatatgcttttcatattttgcatgctcacagggctatatggaaagagagGGGTCTGTTGACAAGAAAGAATTCTACCATTAAACATGC from Sminthopsis crassicaudata isolate SCR6 chromosome 3, ASM4859323v1, whole genome shotgun sequence includes these protein-coding regions:
- the LOC141559466 gene encoding keratin-associated protein 19-7-like, coding for MSYYGSYYGGLGYGYGSGYGCGCGSYRGLGCGFGSCGYGGLGYGSYGYGGLGYGGYGYGCCRPSCCGRYSSYGFY